In one window of Buchnera aphidicola (Rhopalosiphum maidis) DNA:
- a CDS encoding beta-ketoacyl synthase N-terminal-like domain-containing protein: MKRVVITGFGIISSIGNNKKEVLNSLYNGISGITFSEEMKESGMRSQVWGNIKLKDKNYLKKNKTTRFMNDGSLYAFLSMEQAIKDANLKTKQYQKNPRIGLIVGSGGGSPKHHIIGIDAIRSNRGLNSVSPYIAIKAMNSGISACLSTLFKIYGVNYSISSACATSGHCIGNAFELIKFGKQDLIFAGGGEEVSWELACEFDAMKALSSHFNNTPIKSSRVYDVNRDGFVVSGGGGIVVIEELNCALSRSAHIYAEIIGYAATSDGKDMIVPSGEGAVRCMNLAKKENKISFIDYLNVHGTSTKIGDLIELDAIKKSFRYEKKPMISATKSMTGHALGVSGVHEIIYTLLMMKYNFIAPSINIEKIESSADNMNIVQKTFNTRIETAMSNSFGFGGTNVSLILKKY; encoded by the coding sequence GTGAAACGAGTTGTGATTACAGGATTTGGTATTATTTCAAGTATTGGAAACAATAAAAAAGAAGTCTTAAATTCTTTATATAATGGTATTTCTGGGATTACATTTTCGGAAGAAATGAAAGAATCAGGTATGCGTAGTCAAGTTTGGGGTAATATAAAATTAAAAGATAAAAATTATTTAAAAAAAAATAAAACAACTCGCTTTATGAATGATGGATCTCTGTATGCTTTTTTATCAATGGAGCAGGCAATTAAAGATGCTAATTTAAAAACTAAACAATATCAAAAAAACCCACGTATTGGACTTATTGTTGGTTCTGGAGGAGGTTCTCCAAAACATCACATAATAGGTATAGATGCAATTAGAAGTAATCGAGGTTTAAATTCTGTTAGTCCTTATATTGCAATTAAGGCTATGAATTCTGGAATATCGGCTTGTTTGTCAACTTTGTTTAAGATATATGGAGTAAATTATTCTATAAGCTCAGCTTGTGCGACTTCTGGACATTGTATTGGTAATGCATTTGAGTTAATTAAATTTGGTAAGCAAGATCTTATTTTTGCTGGTGGGGGTGAAGAAGTAAGTTGGGAATTAGCATGTGAATTTGATGCAATGAAAGCACTTTCTAGTCATTTTAATAATACACCTATTAAATCATCACGTGTTTATGATGTAAATCGCGATGGTTTTGTTGTATCTGGTGGAGGAGGAATAGTAGTTATTGAAGAGTTGAATTGTGCTTTATCTAGATCTGCTCATATTTATGCTGAAATTATTGGTTATGCTGCAACCTCTGACGGTAAAGATATGATTGTACCTTCAGGAGAAGGGGCTGTACGCTGTATGAATTTAGCAAAAAAAGAAAATAAAATATCATTTATTGATTATTTGAATGTTCATGGTACTTCTACTAAAATTGGTGATTTAATTGAATTAGATGCAATTAAAAAATCTTTTCGTTATGAAAAAAAACCTATGATTTCCGCAACAAAATCTATGACTGGTCACGCTTTAGGGGTATCTGGTGTACATGAAATTATTTATACATTATTAATGATGAAGTATAATTTTATAGCTCCTTCAATTAATATTGAAAAAATAGAGTCTTCTGCTGACAACATGAATATTGTACAAAAAACTTTTAATACAAGAATTGAAACAGCAATGTCTAATAGTTTTGGTTTTGGTGGTACTAATGTTTCTTTAATATTAAAAAAGTATTAG
- the rsmI gene encoding 16S rRNA (cytidine(1402)-2'-O)-methyltransferase — translation MEKKVNSFNSTGILYIIPTPIGNLSDITYRAVETLKNVNLIAAENIYHTNILLQHYNVKNILISLNKDNEKTQSHYVINKLKEGKKIALVSDAGTPVINDPGYFLVKKCCYLNIKIVPLPGPCAAITALSASGISTNRFCYEGFLPSKKKIRCDLLNSLKKETRTMIFYESKHRILESIRDIIEKIDENRHLVVAKEITKKWEYIYGAKANVMLSWLKKDKNRYNKGEIVIIIDGFKELKNQDVSEKVINTFKILRNFLSSKQSVLIASKIHKIKKNNLYKYAITKEDK, via the coding sequence CTGGAAAAAAAAGTGAATTCATTTAATAGCACTGGTATTCTTTATATTATTCCAACACCTATTGGCAATCTATCTGATATTACTTATCGTGCTGTAGAAACTCTAAAAAACGTTAATTTAATAGCAGCTGAAAACATTTATCATACTAATATTTTACTACAACATTATAATGTTAAAAATATCTTAATATCTTTAAATAAAGATAATGAAAAAACACAAAGTCATTATGTAATTAACAAGTTAAAAGAAGGCAAAAAAATTGCCTTAGTCTCCGATGCAGGAACACCGGTTATTAATGATCCAGGCTATTTTTTAGTAAAAAAATGTTGTTATTTAAATATTAAAATTGTTCCTCTTCCAGGACCTTGTGCAGCTATTACAGCACTAAGTGCTTCTGGAATTTCTACTAATCGTTTTTGCTATGAAGGCTTTCTTCCTTCTAAAAAAAAAATAAGATGTGATTTGTTGAATTCTTTAAAAAAAGAAACAAGAACAATGATTTTTTATGAATCGAAACATAGAATACTTGAAAGTATAAGAGATATTATAGAAAAAATTGATGAAAACAGACATTTAGTAGTTGCAAAAGAAATCACAAAAAAATGGGAATATATTTACGGTGCGAAAGCTAATGTAATGCTATCTTGGCTTAAAAAAGATAAAAATCGTTATAATAAAGGAGAAATAGTAATTATTATAGATGGTTTTAAAGAATTAAAAAATCAAGATGTTTCAGAAAAAGTAATAAATACATTTAAAATTTTAAGAAATTTTCTTTCATCAAAACAATCAGTATTAATCGCTTCTAAAATACATAAAATAAAAAAAAATAATTTATATAAATATGCAATAACAAAAGAAGATAAGTGA
- the pmbA gene encoding metalloprotease PmbA, translating into MQLVNQIEKEENSLINTVKNTLIIAQEKVNFSIEVFVKKTIGISVNIRNNIIENVEFNSDGALFITVYNKFSKGVVSSKDFSINGIKKMLEIAIDISKHSSSDFFSGLPDEELLCCQAKDLNLFHPTEFNIKNAINFASVSEKEAFKFDKRIINSEGSFFSNHVTINVFGNSLGMLEKYKSTRYSNYNCMIAKDNNVMQRDFSYSTSRKLDDLEKPDILGRKAAKNAVSRLGSKKINTIKSPIIFSKEMSSIFFSHLISAISGDNVYRKSTFLLHDLKKKIFPEWLNIEENPHLIKGLGSKPFDNEGVSTRIKSIVKNGVLQTWLLNTYNARKLKLTSTGNAGGISNWLVSHKNISFKELLKTMETGFLVTELMGQGVDIVSGNYSRGAVGFWIENGKIKHPVNEITISSNLKTMWTNILSISNDINIYSNIQCGSILLSEIQISGN; encoded by the coding sequence ATGCAATTAGTAAATCAAATAGAAAAAGAAGAAAATTCACTTATAAATACAGTAAAAAACACTTTGATTATAGCTCAAGAAAAAGTCAATTTTTCTATTGAGGTTTTTGTAAAGAAAACCATAGGTATAAGTGTCAATATAAGGAATAATATTATTGAAAACGTAGAATTTAATAGCGACGGAGCACTTTTTATTACAGTTTATAATAAATTTTCTAAAGGTGTTGTATCATCTAAAGATTTTAGTATAAATGGTATAAAAAAAATGCTAGAAATCGCAATTGATATTTCTAAACATTCTTCTTCTGATTTTTTTTCAGGATTACCAGATGAAGAATTACTATGCTGCCAAGCTAAAGATTTGAATTTATTTCATCCTACTGAATTTAATATTAAGAACGCAATCAATTTTGCCTCTGTATCAGAAAAAGAAGCTTTTAAATTTGATAAAAGAATTATTAACAGTGAAGGTAGTTTTTTTAGTAATCATGTTACGATAAACGTTTTTGGTAATAGTTTAGGTATGTTAGAAAAATATAAATCCACTCGTTATTCTAACTATAATTGTATGATTGCAAAAGATAATAATGTTATGCAAAGAGATTTTAGTTATTCTACTTCCAGAAAGTTAGATGATTTAGAAAAACCAGATATACTAGGTCGAAAAGCTGCTAAAAATGCTGTCTCTCGATTAGGTTCTAAAAAAATAAATACTATAAAATCTCCAATAATTTTTTCAAAAGAAATGTCTTCTATTTTTTTTTCTCATCTTATTTCAGCTATTAGTGGTGATAATGTTTATCGAAAATCGACATTTTTACTTCATGATCTAAAGAAAAAAATTTTTCCTGAATGGTTAAATATTGAAGAAAACCCCCATCTCATAAAAGGCTTAGGAAGTAAACCTTTTGATAACGAAGGTGTATCGACAAGAATTAAGAGTATTGTTAAAAATGGAGTTCTACAAACTTGGTTATTAAATACTTATAATGCTCGAAAATTAAAATTAACAAGTACTGGAAATGCTGGAGGTATTTCAAATTGGTTAGTTTCACATAAAAACATATCTTTTAAAGAATTATTAAAGACTATGGAAACTGGTTTTTTAGTAACTGAATTAATGGGACAAGGAGTTGATATTGTTAGTGGTAATTATTCACGTGGAGCAGTAGGGTTTTGGATTGAAAATGGAAAAATAAAACATCCAGTAAATGAAATTACTATATCTAGTAATTTAAAAACGATGTGGACTAATATTCTTAGTATTAGTAATGATATTAATATATATAGTAATATTCAATGTGGTTCAATATTACTATCTGAAATTCAAATTTCAGGAAATTAA
- the ppa gene encoding inorganic diphosphatase has translation MNFNLIKAGNNIPNDIYVIIEIPSHASPIKYEVDKKSGILFVDRFISTPMFYPCNYGYINETLSLDGDPLDVLVPSPYPIQSNVVINCRPVGILKMKDESGDDAKIIAVPNSNISKEYESINDISDMSKLLKKQISHFFQYYKKLEKEKWVKIIGWGDHKEAKLEIQNSCNRAKKK, from the coding sequence ATGAATTTTAACTTGATCAAAGCTGGTAATAATATACCAAATGATATATATGTTATAATCGAAATACCATCACATGCATCTCCTATCAAATACGAAGTAGATAAAAAATCAGGTATTCTTTTTGTAGATCGTTTTATATCTACACCAATGTTTTACCCATGTAATTATGGATATATTAATGAAACTTTATCACTGGATGGTGATCCATTAGATGTTTTAGTACCTTCTCCATATCCAATACAATCTAATGTTGTTATCAATTGTAGACCAGTTGGTATATTAAAGATGAAAGATGAATCAGGAGATGATGCAAAAATCATCGCAGTTCCAAATAGTAATATTTCTAAAGAATATGAAAGCATAAATGATATCTCAGACATGTCAAAATTATTAAAAAAACAAATTTCACATTTTTTTCAGTACTATAAAAAATTAGAAAAGGAAAAATGGGTAAAGATTATAGGATGGGGTGATCATAAAGAAGCAAAATTAGAAATCCAAAATTCATGTAATCGTGCCAAGAAAAAATAA